In Bradyrhizobium symbiodeficiens, the genomic stretch GAGTCGAGCGAAGAGGTCGTCAAGCTCGATACGCTCGAGAAGGCCGGCAAGCTCAAGCGCGTTCCCTTCGAGGAGCGGGACGCCATGAAGAAGCTCGCCGACCCCGTGATGGCCACCTACGCCAAGGAAATCGGCGCGGAGGGCATTTTCGAGAAGATCAACGTCGTCTGAGGCCTTTGCGTCCGCCGACAGCAACTCCGGGCAAGCCCCGCTTCTTGCCCGGACGTGGCGGATGTTCTGCCGCACGGAGCCCCAATGTCTGAAATGCCCGTTTCGTCCGCGCCGTCGCTGTGGCGTCGCATATCGGCCGCCTATGCCAAATTGCTCGAATTCCTGCTGGCCGCCTGCGTCGGCATCCTGGTCATTCCGGTCACGCTGCAAATCGTGTCACGCTATACGCCGTTCATTCCGTCCTACATCTGGACGGAAGAAATGGCGCGGTTCCTGTTCATCTGGACGATCATGATCGGGGCAATGGTGGGCGTGCGGGAGGCGCAGCATTTCGAAGTCGACGTGTGGCCCGACCTGTCGCGGCGGTCGGAGGCCGCAGTCCGGATCCTCGCGCGTGTCGGCGTACTGGCGCTGGCGCTGGTGTTC encodes the following:
- a CDS encoding TRAP transporter small permease — protein: MSEMPVSSAPSLWRRISAAYAKLLEFLLAACVGILVIPVTLQIVSRYTPFIPSYIWTEEMARFLFIWTIMIGAMVGVREAQHFEVDVWPDLSRRSEAAVRILARVGVLALALVFVSAGIEFTRFAWNRTSELADLPLWLIHVAWPVAGVTWIVFAGEQIVDEMRILFGAER